From the Fibrobacter sp. UWB10 genome, one window contains:
- a CDS encoding porin family protein — protein sequence MKKISRIIAGTLLATGISFAQVQIGGHAAVNFSTLWGDGASEMEIPWSLGVLAGVATKVPVNEKICVVPEMNVDWRRQKDDEITWNTWAIEVPVLARYSVVPQMYLEAGPQLGFLLSSEIERKFDTGPGAEKIKLGDRKVDALHIFEIGLDAGVGFSVAQNLDLDIRFAVGLNSIVDGKKFDNDDQAFKNMQIQIGGTYWFK from the coding sequence ATGAAAAAGATCTCCCGTATTATTGCAGGCACTCTGCTCGCCACCGGCATCTCCTTTGCTCAAGTTCAAATTGGCGGACACGCTGCGGTGAACTTCAGCACCCTCTGGGGCGACGGCGCCTCTGAAATGGAAATTCCTTGGAGCCTCGGCGTTTTAGCCGGTGTTGCCACTAAGGTTCCCGTAAACGAAAAGATCTGCGTTGTTCCCGAAATGAATGTGGACTGGCGCCGTCAAAAAGACGACGAAATCACCTGGAACACTTGGGCAATCGAAGTTCCCGTTCTCGCCCGCTACAGCGTGGTTCCTCAGATGTACTTAGAAGCCGGCCCGCAGCTCGGATTCCTCTTGAGTTCTGAAATCGAACGCAAATTCGATACCGGTCCGGGCGCCGAAAAGATCAAGCTCGGCGACCGCAAAGTTGACGCACTCCACATTTTTGAAATCGGCCTCGATGCCGGCGTCGGTTTCTCGGTCGCACAGAATCTGGACCTTGACATTCGCTTTGCAGTCGGTTTGAATTCTATTGTTGACGGCAAAAAATTTGACAACGACGACCAAGCCTTCAAGAACATGCAAATTCAGATCGGCGGAACCTACTGGTTCAAATAA
- a CDS encoding NAD-dependent epimerase/dehydratase family protein: MKILVTGAAGFIGSKLMFMLAERGDEVVGLDNINDYYDVRLKYGRLREGGIEQPGDNFAYGAMVQSTKYKNCRFVKMGIDDKEPLDKLFAEEKFDKVVNLAAQAGVRYSITNPYAYLQSNLVGFLNILEACRHNEVKYLVFASSSSVYGLNSKVPYSEDDKVDNPVSLYAASKKSNELMAHSYSKLYNLPVAGLRFFTVYGPWGRPDMSPMLFARAISKGEPIKVFNNGDMIRDFTYIDDIAEGTIHTLDHVPDAAKCPNNVPYKIYNIGCSHPVKLMDFIAEIENAYGEPAKKNFLPMQPGDVYQTNADTTKLETECGYKPHWSLHDGIGEFMKWYKSDKNPLR; this comes from the coding sequence ATGAAGATTCTTGTTACTGGTGCTGCAGGTTTTATTGGCTCCAAGCTCATGTTCATGCTCGCGGAACGCGGCGACGAAGTGGTGGGCCTCGACAATATTAATGACTATTATGATGTACGCCTCAAGTACGGTCGACTCCGCGAAGGCGGCATTGAGCAGCCCGGCGACAACTTCGCCTACGGCGCCATGGTTCAAAGCACCAAGTACAAGAACTGCCGATTCGTAAAGATGGGTATCGACGACAAAGAACCGCTCGACAAGCTCTTTGCCGAAGAAAAGTTTGACAAGGTCGTGAACCTCGCCGCACAGGCTGGCGTTCGCTACTCTATCACAAATCCGTATGCCTACCTGCAAAGCAACCTGGTCGGTTTCCTGAACATTCTGGAAGCCTGCCGCCATAACGAAGTCAAGTACCTCGTGTTCGCCTCGTCGAGTTCCGTGTATGGCCTTAATAGCAAGGTTCCCTACAGCGAAGACGACAAGGTCGACAATCCGGTAAGCCTGTATGCCGCCAGCAAAAAGAGCAACGAGCTCATGGCCCACAGCTACAGCAAGCTTTACAACCTGCCCGTCGCGGGTCTACGGTTCTTTACCGTATACGGTCCGTGGGGACGTCCCGATATGTCGCCTATGCTTTTTGCCCGCGCTATTTCGAAGGGCGAACCTATCAAGGTGTTCAACAACGGCGACATGATTCGCGACTTTACCTACATCGACGACATCGCCGAAGGCACCATCCATACGCTGGACCATGTACCCGATGCTGCCAAGTGCCCGAACAACGTGCCCTACAAGATTTACAACATCGGCTGCAGCCACCCCGTAAAGCTCATGGACTTTATTGCCGAAATCGAAAACGCTTACGGTGAGCCTGCCAAGAAGAACTTCTTGCCCATGCAGCCTGGTGACGTGTACCAGACCAACGCCGATACCACCAAGCTAGAAACCGAGTGCGGCTACAAGCCCCACTGGAGTCTGCACGACGGCATCGGCGAATTCATGAAGTGGTACAAGAGCGACAAGAACCCGCTGAGATAG
- a CDS encoding pseudouridine synthase, which yields MSTVILFNKPFGVLSQFTPESGHAALDTFGFPPGVYAAGRLDHDSEGALLLTDNGKLIKKLLDPKFEHPRTYLAQVDGQITEEAVRKLAKGVDIKGYHTKPCKAEIAEEPDWLWPRNPPVRFRANIPTSWVRLTLIEGKNRQVRHMTAAVGFPTLRLIREQIGNIPLNDLKPGEWRVVTDKVI from the coding sequence ATGTCCACGGTCATTCTTTTCAACAAGCCTTTTGGCGTTTTGAGCCAGTTTACGCCGGAATCGGGCCATGCGGCTCTCGATACATTCGGGTTCCCGCCGGGGGTGTATGCGGCCGGGCGCTTGGATCACGATAGTGAGGGCGCGCTCTTGCTGACGGATAATGGCAAGTTAATCAAGAAGTTGCTGGACCCGAAATTTGAACACCCGCGTACCTACTTGGCGCAAGTCGACGGCCAAATTACCGAAGAGGCCGTGCGCAAACTTGCGAAAGGGGTAGACATCAAAGGCTATCATACCAAACCTTGCAAGGCAGAAATTGCCGAAGAACCGGACTGGCTTTGGCCCCGCAATCCGCCCGTACGTTTCCGCGCAAATATTCCCACAAGCTGGGTGCGCCTTACGCTTATCGAAGGCAAAAATCGCCAGGTTCGTCACATGACGGCGGCGGTGGGGTTCCCGACGCTTCGCCTGATTCGTGAGCAAATCGGAAACATTCCTCTGAACGATTTAAAACCAGGTGAATGGCGTGTGGTTACTGATAAAGTAATTTAA
- a CDS encoding extracellular solute-binding protein has protein sequence MKNKKMKFYSAAFMSAALMVSALSLSACNESGSKGTKSAGKNAELNCPESPFDSTATGEFDPIASKDARPCGAITLWGSAMPKSFNMWEDYNSFSAELMGMMFEPLVSLHSTEDREVGILADSWSVSEDGKTFTFHVDPRAKWSDGKSVTAEDVQFYYDVIMDEKNLTPIFKVGLSRFDRPEVVDSLTVKMTAKESHWGNFWEAAGMLAFPKHVWAGKDFNQIRYEFPVVSGPYKIKTFREDRYVELARRADWWGFKKNWNRGKYNFEKIRYRFMNDQTKALEAFKKQDINAYAIYTSSIWMKQTDFDAIQKGWAVKQRIFNKEPIGFQGMAINLRKPQFQDVRVRRALNMLLNREAMNEKYMYNQYFLLNSYYPDLWEGNQNPTATLYKFNPDSARALFAEAGYKVNAQGVLEKDGKPFAINFITSQEDLRHLTLFQEDLKKVGVVATIEQMSQSTLRKRLDDADFDLYWVNWGAGRLRDPEASWISTTALQKGTNNLAGVQDKVVDSLINLQKTEFDLAKRNEILKALDNRLAEIVPYVLMWQCDHHRILYWNRYGTPEKVFDRFNREDAIPVYWWLDPTKSAALDKAMKAGESLPIPEYDVK, from the coding sequence ATGAAGAATAAGAAAATGAAGTTTTATAGTGCCGCGTTTATGTCTGCGGCTTTGATGGTTTCGGCGCTGTCGCTTAGCGCTTGCAATGAATCCGGCTCCAAGGGTACAAAGTCTGCTGGCAAGAATGCCGAATTGAATTGCCCTGAATCGCCGTTTGATTCTACGGCCACGGGCGAGTTTGACCCGATTGCCTCGAAGGATGCCCGCCCCTGCGGTGCAATTACCTTGTGGGGCTCCGCGATGCCCAAATCCTTTAACATGTGGGAAGACTACAACAGTTTCTCGGCTGAACTCATGGGCATGATGTTTGAACCGCTCGTGAGCCTGCATAGCACCGAAGACCGCGAAGTGGGAATCCTCGCTGACAGTTGGAGCGTTAGCGAAGACGGCAAGACGTTCACCTTCCATGTGGACCCGCGCGCCAAGTGGAGCGACGGTAAATCGGTGACCGCCGAAGATGTGCAGTTCTACTACGACGTCATCATGGACGAGAAAAACCTCACGCCGATTTTCAAGGTGGGGCTCAGCCGCTTTGATCGCCCCGAAGTCGTCGATAGCCTTACGGTGAAGATGACTGCCAAGGAATCGCACTGGGGCAACTTCTGGGAAGCCGCAGGCATGCTCGCCTTCCCGAAGCACGTGTGGGCCGGTAAGGACTTCAACCAGATTCGCTACGAATTCCCGGTGGTGTCTGGCCCGTATAAAATCAAGACTTTCCGCGAAGACCGCTACGTGGAACTTGCTCGTCGCGCCGACTGGTGGGGCTTCAAGAAGAACTGGAACCGCGGCAAGTACAACTTCGAAAAGATTCGCTACCGCTTCATGAACGATCAGACGAAGGCTCTTGAAGCGTTCAAAAAGCAAGACATCAACGCCTACGCGATTTACACCAGCAGCATTTGGATGAAGCAGACTGACTTCGACGCTATTCAGAAGGGCTGGGCAGTCAAGCAGCGTATCTTCAACAAGGAACCGATTGGTTTCCAGGGGATGGCCATCAACTTGCGCAAGCCGCAGTTCCAAGATGTTCGCGTGCGCCGCGCCCTCAACATGCTCCTGAACCGCGAAGCCATGAATGAAAAGTACATGTACAACCAGTACTTCTTGCTCAACAGCTATTACCCTGACCTGTGGGAAGGCAACCAGAATCCGACTGCGACTCTCTACAAGTTCAATCCGGATAGCGCTCGCGCCCTCTTTGCAGAAGCGGGCTACAAGGTGAATGCGCAGGGCGTGCTCGAAAAAGACGGCAAGCCGTTCGCCATCAACTTTATCACGAGCCAAGAAGACTTGCGTCACCTCACGTTGTTCCAGGAAGACTTGAAGAAGGTGGGCGTTGTCGCAACTATCGAACAGATGTCGCAGAGTACGCTTCGCAAGCGCTTGGACGATGCCGACTTTGATTTGTACTGGGTGAACTGGGGCGCAGGCCGCCTCCGCGACCCGGAAGCCAGCTGGATTTCTACGACCGCATTGCAGAAGGGAACGAACAACCTCGCTGGCGTGCAAGACAAGGTGGTGGATAGCCTCATCAACTTGCAGAAGACTGAATTCGATTTGGCCAAGCGTAACGAAATCCTGAAGGCGCTGGACAACCGTCTCGCTGAAATCGTGCCTTATGTGCTCATGTGGCAATGCGACCACCATCGCATTCTCTACTGGAATCGTTACGGCACTCCGGAAAAGGTATTCGACCGCTTCAACCGCGAAGACGCAATCCCTGTTTACTGGTGGCTAGACCCCACGAAGTCTGCCGCTCTCGACAAGGCCATGAAGGCTGGCGAATCGCTCCCGATTCCGGAATACGACGTGAAGTAG
- a CDS encoding transporter, whose product MFKKIALAAALAASAAFATWDYYPVLEGGKGSAKGNLYYDWDHDWSQAGLGVGARFSVINGLEISLQDWGYQFWGEWDCSGCVNGGSGLRDLTIGARYQFDPMFNVFLDLHLPVGNDDVDANAISSTTPPSTEEIALYFGGQFSMAVKDAPGLKFGTEAGLDWGFEHDNYERGLDLHLGGEIAYTVQGVGITPFFGLQFKFRLTESEWEEGDHEAGADDDGDKQVNIWLGADYFVIPNMLDVWAKLIVRSGDIGGDATGLNVGVEFFF is encoded by the coding sequence ATGTTCAAAAAAATCGCTCTCGCTGCAGCTCTCGCAGCAAGTGCTGCATTCGCAACGTGGGACTACTACCCCGTTCTCGAAGGCGGCAAGGGTTCTGCTAAAGGCAACCTCTATTACGACTGGGATCATGACTGGTCTCAAGCTGGTCTCGGCGTTGGCGCACGTTTCAGTGTGATCAACGGCCTCGAAATTTCTTTGCAGGATTGGGGCTACCAGTTCTGGGGCGAATGGGATTGCAGTGGCTGCGTAAACGGCGGTAGCGGCCTGCGCGACCTTACCATTGGCGCTCGTTACCAGTTTGACCCGATGTTCAACGTGTTCTTGGACTTGCACCTGCCCGTCGGCAATGACGATGTCGATGCAAACGCCATCAGCAGCACGACACCCCCTTCTACCGAAGAAATCGCCCTTTATTTTGGTGGCCAGTTCAGCATGGCAGTCAAGGATGCTCCGGGCCTCAAGTTCGGTACCGAAGCCGGCCTTGACTGGGGCTTTGAACACGACAACTATGAACGCGGCCTCGACCTGCACCTCGGCGGTGAAATCGCTTACACGGTTCAGGGCGTTGGCATTACCCCATTCTTCGGTCTCCAATTCAAGTTCCGCCTGACCGAAAGCGAATGGGAAGAAGGCGATCATGAAGCAGGTGCCGATGATGACGGCGACAAGCAGGTCAATATCTGGCTCGGTGCAGACTACTTCGTAATTCCGAACATGCTTGATGTTTGGGCCAAGTTGATTGTGCGTAGCGGTGATATCGGCGGCGACGCAACCGGCCTCAATGTCGGTGTTGAATTCTTCTTCTAA
- a CDS encoding transporter gives MLKKIALVAAVAASASFATYNFFPVGDANKGEVEISDNYTWHDHWSANRINLAAKYNVIQNLEISLQNIGYQIWNEDDRCDDTKSCPDNDGIYAMTIGARYQFLPILIGALDIRLPLTSEDVTGDYDPFGLYAAIQFTKEFIPNLWFGSELGFDWMFEDEKVEEGVTMTIQAELDYTIAAIGLTPWIGIEFDKQLTEDKIDGNDAGGDENQLTFWVGAQYDINQMFAVKVNFAISNGDLYGDSNTLKGAFLIRF, from the coding sequence ATGCTTAAGAAAATTGCACTCGTAGCAGCAGTTGCCGCTAGCGCTTCCTTCGCTACCTACAACTTCTTCCCGGTTGGCGACGCCAACAAGGGTGAAGTTGAAATCAGCGATAACTACACCTGGCATGACCACTGGTCCGCGAACCGAATCAACCTGGCCGCCAAGTACAATGTCATCCAGAACTTGGAAATTTCTCTCCAGAATATCGGTTACCAGATCTGGAACGAAGACGACCGCTGCGATGACACCAAGTCTTGCCCGGATAACGATGGTATCTACGCTATGACCATTGGTGCCCGTTACCAGTTCCTGCCGATTTTGATTGGCGCATTGGACATTCGTCTTCCGCTCACATCCGAAGATGTTACGGGTGACTACGACCCGTTTGGTCTGTACGCTGCTATCCAGTTCACCAAGGAATTCATTCCTAACTTGTGGTTCGGCTCCGAACTCGGTTTTGACTGGATGTTCGAAGACGAAAAGGTTGAAGAAGGCGTCACGATGACCATTCAGGCCGAATTGGACTACACGATTGCCGCCATCGGTCTGACTCCGTGGATTGGTATTGAATTCGACAAGCAGCTCACCGAAGACAAGATTGACGGCAACGATGCCGGTGGCGACGAAAACCAGCTCACCTTCTGGGTCGGCGCTCAGTACGACATCAATCAGATGTTTGCAGTCAAGGTCAACTTCGCTATTTCGAACGGCGACCTCTATGGTGACAGCAACACCCTCAAGGGCGCATTCCTCATCCGTTTCTAA
- a CDS encoding transporter: protein MFKKIALAAALTATASFATWDYFPVQEAHKGQAEIHFDYMMQDDLSRGALSAGARYTIVQNFEAGVIVPFVLFTSWDGEDMKQDGLANIQLMLRYQFMPILNAFLDVEVPTCNEDLCGDDDPFGFHFGVQFSQKFGIVDFGSELGLALETKGDDKTTPPWDMNLGLEADFAVSEMVVPYVGIDINMLLGKVTADGENIGESHTGDMGIAPYLGLTFNINPMFYAGAQAQFCFGDDYYGEEMLTILTAKVGVNF from the coding sequence ATGTTTAAGAAAATCGCTCTTGCAGCAGCTCTTACGGCAACAGCATCTTTCGCAACCTGGGACTACTTCCCGGTTCAGGAAGCCCACAAGGGTCAGGCCGAAATCCATTTTGACTACATGATGCAGGACGATTTGAGCCGTGGCGCTCTCTCTGCAGGCGCCCGCTACACTATCGTTCAGAATTTTGAAGCCGGCGTAATCGTTCCGTTCGTCCTCTTTACCAGCTGGGACGGCGAAGACATGAAGCAAGACGGTCTTGCCAACATCCAGCTCATGCTGCGCTACCAGTTCATGCCGATTTTGAACGCCTTCTTGGACGTTGAAGTCCCCACCTGCAACGAAGACCTCTGCGGTGATGACGACCCGTTCGGTTTCCACTTTGGTGTGCAGTTCTCCCAGAAGTTCGGCATTGTCGACTTCGGCTCTGAACTCGGCCTCGCTCTCGAAACCAAGGGTGACGACAAGACTACGCCGCCTTGGGACATGAACCTCGGTCTTGAAGCCGACTTCGCTGTTAGCGAAATGGTTGTTCCTTACGTCGGTATCGACATCAACATGCTCCTCGGTAAGGTTACCGCTGACGGCGAAAATATAGGCGAAAGCCACACTGGCGACATGGGCATTGCTCCGTACCTCGGCCTCACCTTCAACATCAACCCGATGTTCTATGCTGGCGCCCAGGCTCAGTTCTGCTTCGGCGACGACTACTATGGCGAAGAAATGCTCACCATCCTTACCGCCAAGGTCGGTGTAAACTTCTAA